The DNA window CTCTTGGCTGCACTTGGGCTTGCTTTCTTTAAGTTGTCTTTAGGCATGGGAACTATGATAACCTATGGCAGCTACTTCACAAAAGACAACAATATGTCTGCCACATCTGCAAAGGTCGCTATATCTGACATAGCTGTTTCAATGCTTGCAGGTCTGGCCATATTCCCTGTTGTCTTTACATTTGGACTCGAGCCAGGCGAAGGCCCTGGACTTCTGTTTAACACCATACCGCTTGTCTTTTCCAGAATACCGTTTGGAAACGTGCTCATTGTGGCTTTTTTCCTCTTGGCTTCGATAGCGGCTACTACGGCCATGACTTCGATGATGGCTGTTCCAGTTTCGATATTGAACGAAAAATTCAAGCTTAACAAGGGGCTTTCGGTTCTGATAGTGGCCGGGATAGTCTCTGCTATAGGAGCTCTTACTGTCCATCCTTCAAGCCTTCTAGGGCATATACAGCTTTTCGGAAAGAGCTTCTTCGACCTCTACGACTTTTTGGCGTCCAATATATTTATGCCGGTTGGAGGACTTCTGACTGTAGTATTCGTTGGATGGTTTGTGAAGAAAGTTCTGCTGTTCGATGAACTCTCAAATGGCGGCACAGTGAAAAACCAAGCCTACCTTAAGGCCTATGGTTTTCTAGTGAAGTTTGTGACTCCGCTGCTGCTGATATTTATATTCCTAAGCTCAATAGGAATTTTAAGTATGTAAAAAAACTCAGGGAATTTTCCCTGAGTTTTTTAATCGTCTTCCACCATCTTCTCCACTAGGTTTATCATCACCGGCACAAATATCCTGCCAAGCGGATACCCTATAGAAAGCCCCCTTAGCGACGACTTCAGCCAAGTGCTTAAAAATACGTCCCATGGAGTCATATTCATCATGGTTATCACAAGCGATATCGAAAGTGAAAGCGAGAGCGATATGAGAAAGCCCGATAGAAGGCTGGCATATCTTCTCTGTATTTTCATCGTCTCACATCCAGTCTATCCAACTTTTATGCGATTCTCCAGCAGTTCTTCAAGCTCCTTCACGGAGATAGGCTTGCTGAAATAGTACCCTTGGGCTAAGTCGCAACTTGCCTTTCTCAGGAAATTAGCCTGTCCCTCGGTCTCTATGCCTTCAGCTATAACCTGAAGCCCCATATTGTGGGCAAGACCCATTATGCTCTCAAATATATAGGATTCATGGTTTGCATCGACTATGTCTACAAGGAACTCCCTGTCTACTTTGAGCACGTCTATTGGAAGCTTGTGAAGGTATGTAAGCGAGGAATACCCCGTTCCAAAGTCGTCTAGAGCAACTGAAACGCCTATCTTTCTGAACTCGTTAAGCGTCTCTATCGACCTCTCTAAACTGTCTATTATGGCAGTTTCAGTTATCTCCAAGCAGAAGTTCATGGGGTCTACGTCGTACTCATCTATCTTCTCTTTTATAAACTCCATCATTCCTGGCTGGTTTATAAGCTTACTTGAAAGGTTTATAGACACCTTGAACCCATCGTACCCTTTCTTTTTCCATAAATCTATCTGCTTGCAAGCGACCTCTATTGTCCAGTCTGTTATTTCTTTTATATATCCGTTCTGCTCTGCAAAAGGTATGAACTCTCCTGGAGATATAAATCCTCTCTCAGGATGTATCCATCTTATAAGTCCCTCAACGCCGACCAATTCTCCTGTTTGCAAGTCAACCTGAGGCTGGTATACCATAAAAAGCTCTCTGTTGCATATGGCATTTCTCAAGTGGTTGCTCATAAATATATGCTTCCACGTCTTGTCTCTCATGTCGGGCCTATATATGGCCACACCGTCTTTCCC is part of the Andreesenia angusta genome and encodes:
- a CDS encoding sodium-dependent transporter yields the protein MSNLNREADKRETFSSGLAVFFATLSSAVGLGNIWKFPYMVGENGGGAFILIYLVCVFLVGMPVAISEFFIGRKTRSNAVDAFEKLKPGSSWKFVGYLGGITSFFVMLFYSTVGGWVYRYTFKALSMDFKSVGSMSIEDASLFVSSEFGNVVSSPVAPILWQIAFTGVVALIIFAGVKNGIEKVTKTLMPVLLVLIVLCAARSLTLEGAREGIDFLFTADFSAITPGVLLAALGLAFFKLSLGMGTMITYGSYFTKDNNMSATSAKVAISDIAVSMLAGLAIFPVVFTFGLEPGEGPGLLFNTIPLVFSRIPFGNVLIVAFFLLASIAATTAMTSMMAVPVSILNEKFKLNKGLSVLIVAGIVSAIGALTVHPSSLLGHIQLFGKSFFDLYDFLASNIFMPVGGLLTVVFVGWFVKKVLLFDELSNGGTVKNQAYLKAYGFLVKFVTPLLLIFIFLSSIGILSM
- a CDS encoding DUF2798 domain-containing protein gives rise to the protein MKIQRRYASLLSGFLISLSLSLSISLVITMMNMTPWDVFLSTWLKSSLRGLSIGYPLGRIFVPVMINLVEKMVEDD